A stretch of Flavobacterium sp. N1994 DNA encodes these proteins:
- the purH gene encoding bifunctional phosphoribosylaminoimidazolecarboxamide formyltransferase/IMP cyclohydrolase — MSTTKTIQSALISVFSKEGLEPIVRQLHEQNVTLYSTGGTEEFITNLGIPVVPVEEVTSYPSILGGRVKTLHPKIFGGILNRQENAGDVQEMIDFEIPQIDLVIVDLYPFEKTVASGASEADIIEKIDIGGISLIRAAAKNFKDTVIVASVKEYAMLLDLISTQNGATTLEQRKVLATRAFHVSSHYDTAIFNYFNTDETYFKTSIDNGQILRYGENPHQKGFFFGDFDTMFTKLHGKELSYNNLLDVDAAVNLILEFKENQPTFAILKHNNACGLATRSTMKDAYLAALAGDPTSAFGGVLIANGKIDLATAHEINSLFCEVVIAPSYDDEAIAILSEKKNRIILVQHDVALPNRQVRTCLNGLLVQDKNNVTDSKSDLKTVTNTAPTEQEIDDLLFASKICKNTKSNTIVFAKNSTLVASGTGQTSRVDALKQAIEKATTFGFDLHGAVMASDAFFPFPDCVEIAHNAGITAVIQPGGSIKDELSINFCNENKVAMVFTGTRHFKH; from the coding sequence ATGAGCACTACAAAAACAATCCAATCGGCACTGATTTCAGTGTTTTCAAAAGAGGGTTTAGAACCCATCGTTCGGCAACTACACGAACAAAATGTCACTCTATATTCCACTGGTGGCACGGAAGAATTTATTACTAATTTAGGAATTCCAGTAGTTCCTGTAGAAGAAGTAACTTCCTATCCCTCAATTTTAGGGGGTCGAGTAAAAACATTACATCCAAAAATATTTGGAGGCATCTTAAACCGTCAAGAAAATGCTGGGGATGTTCAAGAAATGATTGATTTTGAAATTCCACAAATTGATTTAGTCATTGTGGATTTGTATCCGTTTGAAAAAACAGTTGCTTCGGGAGCTAGTGAAGCAGATATAATTGAAAAAATTGATATTGGTGGTATTTCCTTAATTCGGGCTGCAGCCAAAAATTTTAAAGATACTGTTATTGTGGCTTCGGTTAAAGAATATGCCATGTTGTTGGATTTAATTTCTACTCAAAACGGAGCGACAACTTTGGAACAAAGAAAAGTATTAGCCACTAGAGCTTTTCATGTTTCCTCCCATTATGACACTGCTATTTTTAATTATTTCAATACCGACGAAACCTATTTCAAAACTAGTATTGACAATGGTCAGATATTACGCTATGGTGAAAACCCGCATCAGAAAGGCTTTTTCTTTGGAGACTTTGATACAATGTTTACCAAATTGCACGGTAAGGAATTGTCGTATAACAATTTGCTTGATGTTGATGCCGCTGTAAATTTGATCTTGGAATTCAAAGAAAATCAGCCAACTTTTGCCATTTTGAAGCATAATAATGCTTGTGGACTGGCGACAAGAAGCACTATGAAAGATGCTTATTTAGCCGCTTTAGCTGGCGATCCTACTTCTGCTTTTGGAGGAGTTTTGATTGCTAATGGCAAAATAGATTTGGCAACAGCCCATGAAATAAATTCACTTTTTTGTGAAGTTGTTATTGCTCCAAGTTATGATGATGAAGCGATCGCCATTTTATCAGAAAAGAAAAACAGAATCATCTTGGTTCAACATGATGTGGCCTTACCCAACCGTCAAGTGAGAACCTGTTTGAACGGCCTTTTGGTTCAGGATAAAAACAATGTTACCGACTCTAAATCCGACTTAAAAACAGTAACCAACACAGCACCTACTGAGCAAGAAATTGACGATTTATTATTTGCTTCAAAAATTTGTAAAAATACTAAATCAAACACGATTGTATTTGCAAAAAACAGTACATTAGTAGCATCGGGGACAGGTCAAACTTCTCGAGTAGATGCTTTGAAACAAGCGATTGAAAAAGCAACTACTTTTGGTTTTGATTTGCATGGAGCAGTGATGGCAAGTGATGCATTTTTCCCTTTTCCAGACTGTGTCGAAATTGCTCACAATGCTGGAATTACCGCTGTAATTCAACCCGGAGGCTCTATAAAAGATGAGCTGAGCATTAATTTTTGCAATGAAAATAAAGTTGCAATGGTATTTACAGGAACACGTCATTTTAAACATTAA
- a CDS encoding ABC transporter permease, whose amino-acid sequence MLLYFRLLKESFAFAMNALRNNKLRTMLSLLGVTIGIFSIIAVLAAVDSLDKKIKADLSTLDKNTIYLTSQSFGPTEVPRWKREHFPKVNFEEYQYLKGSLNHVENTCFQYFTSNQNIKQESKTVSAVNMVPVTSEFVDIQRMEFSEGRFFNEAESNAGKQVVVLGYDIAKSLFEDFDPIGKTVRMYGQQFTVIGVTKKKGSGMDLGGGDDTSAFFPSTFLRRIYGDNNPQVLPVIIIKPEKGVDMDALKGEIAQKLRNVRGVKQGDIDNFFINVLSGFTDLIDGIIGNLKIGGWIISLFSLLVGGFGIANIMFVSVKERTSLIGIQKSLGAKNKFILFQFLFEAVILCVIGGIVGLFLVWIIALILTKVLDFEFVLGIGNIILGTSLAAVIGLIAGILPAISASRLDPVEAIRSGM is encoded by the coding sequence ATGTTACTTTATTTCAGACTGCTTAAAGAAAGTTTTGCCTTTGCCATGAATGCGTTACGCAACAATAAATTGCGAACGATGCTTTCTTTATTGGGAGTTACCATCGGAATATTTTCTATTATTGCGGTACTAGCAGCTGTCGATTCATTGGATAAAAAAATAAAAGCCGATTTAAGTACTTTAGATAAAAATACCATTTATTTAACTAGTCAATCCTTTGGCCCAACCGAAGTGCCAAGATGGAAAAGAGAACATTTTCCAAAAGTAAATTTCGAAGAATACCAATATTTAAAAGGCTCTTTGAATCATGTGGAGAATACCTGCTTTCAATATTTTACTTCCAATCAAAATATCAAACAAGAATCAAAAACCGTTTCTGCTGTTAATATGGTTCCGGTGACTTCAGAGTTTGTAGATATTCAGCGAATGGAATTTTCAGAAGGGCGTTTTTTCAATGAAGCAGAATCCAATGCAGGAAAACAAGTAGTTGTTTTAGGCTATGATATTGCCAAAAGTTTGTTTGAAGATTTTGATCCAATTGGAAAAACAGTTAGAATGTACGGGCAACAATTTACCGTTATTGGGGTAACCAAAAAGAAAGGTTCTGGAATGGATCTTGGAGGTGGGGATGATACTTCGGCTTTTTTTCCATCCACTTTCTTGAGAAGAATATATGGCGATAATAACCCTCAAGTGCTACCAGTCATTATTATTAAGCCCGAAAAGGGAGTTGATATGGATGCCCTAAAAGGAGAAATAGCTCAAAAACTTCGTAACGTTAGAGGGGTAAAACAAGGAGATATCGATAATTTTTTCATCAACGTTTTGTCGGGATTCACTGATTTAATTGATGGAATCATAGGTAATCTTAAAATAGGAGGGTGGATTATAAGTCTGTTCTCTCTGTTGGTTGGTGGTTTTGGAATTGCTAATATTATGTTTGTTTCTGTAAAAGAAAGAACTAGTCTTATTGGTATCCAAAAATCATTGGGAGCCAAAAACAAGTTTATCCTTTTTCAGTTTCTTTTTGAAGCTGTCATCCTTTGTGTTATTGGTGGAATCGTGGGCTTATTTTTGGTTTGGATAATAGCGCTCATTCTAACCAAAGTCCTAGATTTTGAATTTGTGCTTGGCATAGGAAACATCATCCTAGGAACAAGTCTAGCAGCTGTTATTGGTTTAATTGCTGGAATACTTCCTGCTATTTCTGCATCTCGTTTAGATCCTGTTGAAGCCATTAGGAGTGGGATGTAG
- the accD gene encoding acetyl-CoA carboxylase, carboxyltransferase subunit beta, producing MAWFKRTEKGITTATEDKKDVPKGLWYKSPTGKIIDQDELARNLWVSPEDDFHVRIGSKEYFEILFDNNEFKELDAKMTSKDPLNFVDTKKYSERLKDAIDKTGLKDAVRTGVGKSKGKDLVVCCMDFAFIGGSMGAVVGEKIARGIDYSIKHRIPFVMISKSGGARMMEAAYSLMQLAKTSAKLAQLAEAKIPYISLCTDPTTGGTTASYAMLGDVNISEPGALIGFAGPRVVRDTTGKDLPEGFQTAEFVLDHGFLDFIVHRKELKDKINLYLDLILNEDVR from the coding sequence ATGGCTTGGTTTAAAAGAACAGAAAAAGGGATTACCACCGCAACCGAAGATAAGAAAGACGTTCCAAAAGGATTATGGTATAAATCACCCACTGGAAAAATTATTGATCAAGATGAATTAGCCAGAAATCTTTGGGTAAGCCCTGAAGATGATTTTCATGTTAGAATTGGCAGTAAAGAATATTTTGAAATTTTGTTTGACAATAACGAATTCAAAGAATTAGATGCAAAAATGACTTCTAAAGACCCTTTGAATTTTGTTGATACCAAAAAATATTCTGAAAGATTAAAAGACGCTATTGACAAAACGGGATTAAAAGATGCCGTTCGTACAGGTGTTGGAAAATCGAAAGGAAAAGACTTAGTAGTTTGCTGCATGGATTTTGCTTTCATTGGCGGTTCTATGGGAGCTGTTGTTGGAGAAAAAATAGCCAGAGGAATTGATTACTCTATCAAACACAGAATCCCTTTTGTGATGATATCCAAATCGGGTGGTGCTCGTATGATGGAAGCGGCTTATTCTTTGATGCAGTTAGCAAAAACTTCCGCAAAATTGGCGCAATTGGCTGAAGCAAAAATTCCTTATATATCCCTTTGTACTGACCCAACCACAGGAGGAACTACGGCTTCTTATGCTATGTTAGGAGATGTAAATATTTCGGAGCCTGGCGCTTTGATTGGTTTTGCTGGTCCTAGAGTAGTTCGTGATACTACTGGTAAAGATTTGCCAGAAGGTTTTCAAACAGCTGAGTTTGTATTAGATCATGGTTTCCTTGATTTTATTGTACATCGTAAGGAATTAAAAGATAAGATTAACTTATATCTTGATTTGATTTTGAATGAAGATGTGAGATAA